Genomic segment of Eretmochelys imbricata isolate rEreImb1 chromosome 11, rEreImb1.hap1, whole genome shotgun sequence:
atatGATAAAATAAGTTTTTACAAATTAATAGTCTGAATAATTATATTTCAGTAGAATTCCTGAGACAATGCTCATATACAGTACTGTAGCTAGAAGATACTCTGTTCCTATGGATATGGTACTGTAACCTGCTCTATTTGGACAAAATTTATTTGAATACAGTGAAGTGAAAGGTAATCTATCCAGGAACAGAAAAGAATGCAGGCCATCCCTATAGAATGGGGGCtctatcctggaaaacagtgactctgaaaaggacttaggggtctTAATGGACAAGTAACTCAACATGACCTCCAAATGCTGGCGTAAAAAAGGCTAATGCGATCCTTAGATATATAAATGGGAACAGTGAGTAGGAAGGTGATTTTACCTTTGTATACACCATTCatgagactgatactggaatactgcatccagttctggtgactgcattttaaaaaggatgttgagaaactggagaaggtgCAGAGAAAAGCCATAAAAAATATTTGAGGGCTAGAAAAAATGCCTTAATATGAGAGATTAAAGAGCTCAACATGTTTAGTTTATCAGAAAGAAAACTGAGAGGTGATTTCTTCATAGGGAGAAAATATAGGACtctttagcagagaaaggcataacaagagccaatggctggaagataaaGCAGgacaaatttaaattagaaataagatgcacatttttaacagtgagtgggattaaccactggaacaaactacagAGTGAAATGGTGGATTtgccatctcttgatgtcttcaaatcaagacttgaTGCCTTTTTGGAAGATATGTTTTAGTCAGACTTAAGTTACttggctcaatacaggggtatccaggtgaaattctttggcctgtcttatacaggtcagactagttgatttgtgggaagggggagaaatcaaaatgaaagaggatactgttaaaataaaaataattttcactcCACACAGTATTATTCTGCCATAGTTTATTGAAAATGAAAGCtttactgttggaagacaggatcctgggctagatggatctttggtctgacccagtatggccattcttatgtaacttAAAATGGTGTTTTTCACTATGCAGTGTGGTTACTTTTTACCATTTCCACTTAGTTTGGACAGTGGTAGAAGATTGGTTTATTTATAATCCATTTCATGGACTGTGTCTTAGGAACTAGCACAATATTGTCTTTGTGTTTAACACTATAGGGCAACATACTTAAAAATATATTCCTAGTCCAATTAGGTTTGGATCTCAGACACTTTAAAAATGAACCTTTTAGGGTGgtttcaattttcatttaaaagtgCAGATTTCTTTCACAGTTTTAATGCTGAATCTGTATTCTGTGTTTAGCTTGTCTTAGGTTTTGCTGTCTTTCTGCTGCCCTTTGCTCCAGTTTCTCTTCGAGCATCTCTCATGCCAATACATATTTATTCTGGCCTTCTCATCTTTGCAACAGTGATTGCAACAGCTCTCATGGGATTCACAGAGAAACTTATTTTTGCTCTGTAAGTACTATATTTCATAATTTCACCCTTCCACTTGTTTGCTCATTAAATTCAACGATGAAAACTATCGTCAAGTTTGCATACACCAATGTATTCTAGTATTGatccagtgtttatttttaacaacATGAAtagtagtctttttttttttaggcaacTTTAAGATGATTGTCCTTAAAacggttctttttatttattttttcctgcaaAGGAAAAATCCTGCATATAGCACATCTCCACCAGAGGCGATTTTTGTCAACACTCTTGGTCTTCTGATTCTAATCTTTGGTGCTCTTATTTTGTGGATGGCAACAAGACCCCACTGGAAGCGCCCACCAGAACAGAATTCTAAAATTCAGCAACCAAGTGGAGGGACACCTGAAGGTACAGAAGAGGAATCCACTATGACAGACTGCAGCAATACAGATAAATCTGATGTGGAGTTCAATAGTGAAGCAGCAGCCAGAAAACGAAACCTCAAACTTGATGAGGTAGGGCAAAGGTCTACCATGTAAAGGGAGTACACAGAATTGCTTACATTATAAAAAAAGCTATTCCTATCCAGCTATTGATTACATTTGGTATTTAAACAGGGAATTTCTATCAGGCTTGCTTAATGCAGTTCAATTTTTCTGTACAACTAGTATGAGCTGAAAAGGTCTCTAAAATTCAGTAAGACCCACATTTGTCATGACATTCCTTATTGTATCTCTGTCTAAAAGAATTGGGGACTGGGATGAAAAATCATGTTGAGATTTGTGCCTTTTAAGAAAAACGTAGTATGTTTGGAATAAGGACGGAGTTTAAAAAAGCATCTAATGGGAAAATTTCTACATCACATCTTAATTTATCGGTTGTTTCTATGCAGTTCACTAGTTTCTTTAACCAGTTATTATGACTGGGACAAAATGCTGCCCCGAGTTATGCTGTGAATGGGCATAAATGAGAGTTGTATATGCACAGCAGAGTGCAGAATTTATCCAATAGCACATGCCTATGTTGTTTTATAATATTGTTCCACTTtcttaagggcctgattctcaagcATTTTTCAGAATCACATTGTAAACGTTTTTGGCCAAAAGTTTTGAAATTAGGAAAGAAATTAAACagaatttttgttgaaattttcactaaaatgtcatgTTGTTTTTGACCagctttttccatttatttttttaatgagtgttcATCAACATTCTGAATTGGTTTTAAACCAGCTCTAGTAAATGTACAGATTTATAGCCAGCACTCACCCTTGGATACACGTGATTGctactgaaatccatgggagctaCAAGTAGACATCTAAGGGAAGCATTTGACCTGTCTTGAAATGTATGCAGTTTTTGCATTCACTTCATTAATAGAATTACAAAAACTATGTATTGGGTCATCGAATCCATCCCTTTCCCTTGGCCTCTGGAACCAGTACAGTTTGGTCCTTTGTGGTTATATCTTATAAGCTAATATTTtgaagccttttttctttttgttttaatctggAAGAGTAAGATGAGGAAAGCAGTGTCTAATGGTTTAAGCACTGGAGTAGAAATCAGGACAtatgggctatgtctacacttcagttagAATCCAGTGGCTAGTCTGTGCCAGATgactggggcttgggctaaggctgtttaattgcagtgtagacagctggcatgggctagtggcaggtttttaattacagtgtagacatacacatggattctgttcccacctctgccactggctcactCCAATCTTAGGCAAATTATATAACCTCTGTCTTACTTTCTTCATTTGTAAATTGAAGATTTATGTAATGCTTACCTTAGGCAGTTTAACGTTTGTAAAAgtgctttgcacttctatagcttCTTCTGACAATCAGTATTAATGCATTACTTTTATCTAAAATCTCTctcagatataaaaataaacatactTTTACTCACTTGCATAATTTTAGAAGAATGGAAAACTACTCTCATAGAAAAATAattatagtggatggctttatGTGATTTTAAATGTCCAAAATGATTAGCTTTTCTCTTGCAATCTGCTTGTAAGGGTTGCCAAATTTACTTTTGGAATCCTAGTGTCTAGACCTAAAATCATATTGACAACTGGCATAACTACTTCATGTTTACCACTATTCATGTTGCAAAGAGCTCTAGACTAGACCTGTGGACACTATACCACTTTCCATTTCTTCTGAAGactattttcattttgatttatttttcagcTTCTCACATATATTTAGACACATTAGGATCccacaaatattttaaactttctAGCTCAAAGTGATGAATTGATGTACATAGTTTTGATTGCTTATTGTTATTTTAGGTCTCCTTTGAGATAATAAAGCACCTTGTGTCATGAGCTTGGGTCTATAATAACACTGAATCATTTGACAATACAAGAAAAGCTAGTATATTAATTCTTAGAAAAATTTCTCTACAGTTCTGTTTTGGTAAATAAGGTTTATATCCTAGGTTTCTGTATCACTTACATATATGTCTGACAGAGCTTAAAGTCTTAATGTGTGCTTGATCTTAATATAATTGCTTAGAAAAAGATTTCTAcacacattgtttaaaaaaaaaatcatattattGACATCTGCCATTTCCTCTTAGAAAACATATAGCCTTAGGAGATCAGAAACTTCTACACATTTTAATGTAGAACTCAGATATGAGATGGGAAAATACTTTCTTTCCATTGCCTGATCAGACCTCCAGTCCCACTCTttgggcctgtctacactacccaccggatagggtatagatgcgataaatcgaccgctgagtgctttcctgtcgactccggtactccaccagaatgagaagcggaagcggagttgacaggagagtgtcAGCTGTTGAGTTACCACAGTGGAGAcactgtggtaagtagatctaaatacgtcaacttcagctacgctattcacgtagctgaagttgcgtatcttagatcgacccccccccctccccgcggtagtgtagacaagcccttagtaaaaGAGAGGGCTGCTGCTTCCATCTTTTTAAAGTGTACACTAGGTGTGTCTATATTTCCCAAAACAATATGGATTCACTAAGAATCCCTCTGTAGTCTGAGTCTAAAATCAAGAAGGCACTCTGCATTCATGGTAATGTTTGTTAAGATAAGAGGAAAAGTGAGGAAAATTAGTACTTGTCAAAGTTCACTGTGACCAATTTATGTCCTTGAATTTACTGCATCCTATTATGGCTGTACAAGTTACACATGAGAAAGGAAGGATCACCATAATTTACACAATGTGCTAAATTGCACTGTGTTTTTTCCTATGATTTTTTCATAATCGGATCAATCTACAGTGTTTTTTGAAAGCTTGACTCAGTGAGCACCCGATACCGGAATAAGGcccttaacaaaacaaaacaaaaaacaacaaagatACTTTAGTGCTTATAAAAGGTGCCATCTTAACTCTGGAGGCTGGATTCCTGTGTTTATCTATAGAGCAGGTACAGCACAGGAAGCAGTAGTTCAAATGTCTACAAACTTGCCAACTCTTGTGTCTCAGCCACCTGTGGAGATatgtaatacatttttaatatccaTTTAATCCTTCATGCACTGCTGAGACTGCTAATATATGTGTCATCTGACATAATAAAGACATAATAAATGTGGGTCTTTTGTGTGCAATATGGACACCTGCCCAGGAAGTGGCCTGGAACAGACTAATTTCACATGGGACATAGCACAGTAACTATTTAATCACTTCTAACTTGGGCTATGATGGAACCAGAAACTTACAGGTGAAAAGTTCTGCATTCTGTTAACAGTGCCTTGAGTTATACTAGTGACTATGccttttattttctatttgctACCTATACTGTCTAAGATTAACTTGAAATTAGTTGTAATGATACTGTTTAAAAGAGCAgtatcacttttttccccttcctatgAAATACATTATAAAATCTTTCATTCTAAACTGATAATAAAATAACATTTCTATCCCAATTCAAAAATGCTTCTTTTAGTTCTGTCCtggaaaaatatctttaaaataaagctgCTTTAAGGACTGAAGAAAAAATGTTCACCTTATAATCAATTAATTCCTAAAAAGCAATGGAAATCTCACATCCTAACTTAAATTATTACACTGTAAGTGGAGCAGGTTAGCTTACCTCTCATCGTAGGGTATAATAGGGTATTTCTCAGAGCAATTTGTCAAGAAATATGCATTCAGAGACCTGTTAAATCTTACATCAGATAAATAAACTGCACATATTCTTGCTCTGTTTGAAAAATGTTATAAATATGTAACTTGTATTACCTCTAATAAAATGTGATGTGCAAAAACAAGTTCAAGTCTTGTAGAAACGTGGAACCCGAAGGtcattttcaaaggcaaaaatggGAGTTAAGACCACAGCTTCTACCAGCTTTCACCTGGATGCCTAACTGTGCGTTTGAAAATGTCCCTCTAAACTATTAGACTTTTAAAGGGAGACTGTCACAGAGCTTAGACACCAATTTTGGACTTGTGTAACACTATATATAAATAGGGGGTGAGGAAGGCTACAAAACCTAAAATAAACAAGTATTTTCCTTTAAATTGAATGAAAACAGGAtaacttttaatgtatttaaatgcTTCCCTGCAGTACTAGGCATTGAGACATAACAGCATTTTGTTCCTCATGAATGCAACCgaaaaaaagggaaactgagaaCTAAATTCTCTCTTCGGAGTGAATGCCAGCACTAGACAGCATAAATTAttgaaaattagatttaaaaataatttctatttTGAATATTTAAAGTGGTGGTAATGATTTTTAAGCTAAAATGGAGTTGAATAAAACCAAATAGCTGAACGTACAATAATTACATGTAAATTTCTCTGCCACAGATAATGAAGATGATTGTGTATGAGATTGTAAATAAGGATTAACAATGTACATGCAAATTACAACCCGGGATTTTAGTAAGATAGTAAAAGAACATTaccaaaatattttctatttcatGAGAGTTCTTTACTCTATTTCAGCCTATTTATAAGGAACTGAAGCAACTGAATGTTTGATCATTTGCAGTGCTTATTtgtggaggaaaagaaaaatgttttattacaATGTATATTTCCTTACTCTTTTTTGTATGTCAATAAAAAGTATTTTTGAAGCTTGCAATACTACTTAGTGTAGAGGTGTATTCTGATACTAAATCTCAAGCGTTTGAATTCGGTGCGAATTCAAATTTGGGTTTTAATTACAGTGTATACAGTATATTGTTATAGTGAAGAGTGCTAAGAAAATTCAGTAACTGAAGATGTAAATCTTCCCTGTAAGTTTCATGCTGAATACTATGCATGGTACACCATTAAAAGATTTGATTATAATCACAGTATCATAAGGGAGAAATTTTGCATATGCACCACCTAATGATTTCTGTGGAAGTTGTGCAGACATACTGGAGAAAAGAATATGGCCATAAAGTTGTTATACTCTATAAGACTAGGACCCCCCGCACAGTGATCTTTGCCAGCCGTTCTGTAGCATTGCCACCTTTCACCTGGCATTTAGGCAGAGCTACCTTGACCCCAAGAATAATGGCCACCAGACACCCAGTTCAATTTGCCCTAAACTAAAAAAGTCTTTATTTGCAGTTTTACAGAGAAATTTTAAGACAAATGACTATGGGTAATCTTTTACCAActgcctaaatcccattgttcAAAGTCACGTAAATACTTAGGAGCCTTAATCTCACTGAAAATCTAGGGGAATTAGTCTTATAAATCAtgtaagtgctttacaaaaaatGTTATCCCATATTTACATCTATATGAATAATAGGAAAGTATGGTCAGATTTAAACTTGCAGAGTATAACAAAATTATCCTGTCGACTGGTGTGAAAAAATATCTTTTGGTATCTTCTTGCCTGGGAGAGGCATAGCAGAAAAGAGTTTCCTCCACAGAAATTTCTCCAGAGAGAGTTATGAGCTTTCATTTAGCAATTCCATGCACCTGGCTCACCTGTCTCAGTATCCATTTTCCACACCCTGGCAGGGAGCCAGTTTTCCCTGTAGCCTGCTAAACTGTCTCAACATGGACCTCACCCACATGCTCAACTGCCTCAGTGTAGACCTTGTCCACGTGCCAGTGAGAATAATGGAAACAGGGGAAggtgtttcccccaccccaaagatACCCTCCCTCTGCTATAGGCATGGGACCCTTATTCCCACAGTTTTCAGAGCAAGCAGGAAAATTTCAAACATGGTAGTTCTGTGAACTAATAGGCCTCCATCCCCAAAGTCTCCATGATCTTCCTCCTATGGTAGCAGTGGTATTGCTGCCCTAGTGACTGAATCGAAACATCCTAAGGTTGTGGAAATGCGTAAGTTAGATGTGAACAGAGCCTACAGGTGAATATAGCAGGAGGAGTCAAAGCCTCAGGTACAAATCCTCTCATTACTCTGTATCCGTGAAAAGAGCAGCAGTTCTGTGGGTGGAGTGACCTATCACCCTCTGAGGAGGTCTGCACAGCTCGGGTCTAGGAGTGAGCCAGCAGAGGGGTTGCTTGGCTACTCATTGGGTGGGAGCACTGAAAACATTTTCAGTCCGGGCCAGCAAAACAGCTAGGGACACTTCTGCCTACAATGTATTCCATACTTTGATACTTTAGCGTGAACATCCTcactcctgctgatacagcaTTTGGTTGAAGGGTGTTACAGAAAAAAGGGCCCCAGTAATCCATAAGTTCATTTTCAATTCTCCTCTCACCCTAGGGATAATGTACTGCTTTCTACGTTTCATCATGAAGACTGTCTGACATGGAGGGAACTGAGAAAGGACAGATTCTGTCTTGTGAATTTTCATTCTCAGACCCTCCATGTCAGACAGTGTGACCCTCCCTCAGAAGACtgcattatatccagggttttaTCTACTATTGCTCACTTGTTAAGTAGTTTGAAAAGGGAAGAGAGCGTTCCTACAgaaaatcccagctctgctgcaaaTGGTTTGAGTTGAATAGCACTTTTATAAAGGTAATATTTTTCTGCTTTTGGAGAGTTCTTTCCGAATGGTAGTCCTAAAGGCAGTGTGAGAGCACAGATCTAGTCTGTCTTCAGTTGCCATGAAGACTGGGAATGCCCCACTATGAAGCTGTCTGACATGGAAAACCCTAAATGAAAATTCACAGGTAAGTCAGGATTTTCCCTTTTTGTATTAATATTCAATAGCTACAGATGTAATATACTGAAACTTTGAGGCTGTACAAATTATACTGGAGAGGATTTTTTAagaccaaaatatttttgttcactGCTTCCAACAACAAATCACAAGAGGacacactaaaaagaaaaaaaaatccaggtagCCTGGGAGTATCTATGATATATTTCACCCTTATCTAAGAACTTCCTTGCTTTTATGGTTCACTGTTATTTTAAAGTACAATATTAAGCCCTGATACTGCAATGACTTACACAGAGGCTTAACTTAATGAAAATGTGTagtactactgaagtcaataatagTAAGATCTGGCTTCAGTGATTGTTTTACAGCTATTATACTTTTGTGGGTAGTTCCACAGTTGATGAAACTACTCgtgtgtaaatgtaaacaaatgcacAACTTTTTGCAGGTTCATTGCCTTGTTTGGTGCTTAATATTATGAAACTtcaaatgttaggaaccatttaTTGACACAATGTTTTTATTCAAATAAATTGGATGATATCCACTAACTTGATGCAGCATATTTACAAAACGAGTAAAACTGCACAAATGATTCCTGCTTTTACAACATCACGTGTGTCTCTCTTTGCAGATAATATAAAAAGACAATGACCCTGTACCAACGGGTTTATACAATATAAGGACTAGGACCTGCGACCCTTACCTACAGTGGTACTCAGATGGTTAGCAATTAGAGATGAGCCCCAAGGGACAGGTCTAGgtctcactgaattcaaaggcAGTTTTGTCCTTGACCTCTATGGGAGTTGAAGAAAATCCTAAGTTAtattaaacaacaaaaatgaagttACATTATTGTTAAGGCTGCTAAATGAAGTTCAAAAGGTAACATACCATTAGGCACATCTGCAAAAAGTCCACAAACACCAAAGCGCATGCCAAGTTTACATAAGCAATTTTGAAACCAATTTTAACACTCAGTTCACACAGACCATTAACACACACTCGCTTATGGAGGGTGTTATCTTTGATTCAGCCCTTTCTTTAGTTCCTCACGTCCAGGCCATGTCTAAATCTCACTGCTtcttcctgcataacatctctcGTGCTTGACTGTCAGGACTGGCTGACTACAGTGGAGTCAAACAAGTCCTGGCTCACTGCACAGCTGGATCCCCTGGTCATCTGTGCCCCAtactccttctcttcctcatccacctcctcctccttgctgttcatgcAGGGGCCTGTAACTCAGGCTTCTTGGAAATATCAACGGTgctcttgggggggtggggtgatccTACTGAGGATGGcttgcagctctttgtaaaagtggcaggtctgcagctcTCCACCAGATCGACTGTTGGTCTCTTCGGCCCTCTGGTATGCCTGCCAGAGGTCCTTAGCTTTCAAGTGGAACTGCAgcaggtccctgttgtagcccttctcctgcatccccacaGCAATCTGTTCATAGATGTCCACGTTTCTATAGCTGAATTGGATCTTTGCCttcacagcctcttctcccccacagacccactagatccaccacctcctgtgtaatCCAGACAGGAGCATGTctacacagtgtagctggcatggtcagctgggtaGTTACAGTCAACAGTGgggagctgctaggtgtgcttgccaagctgggcaaccaggaaaaggaatttcaaaaattcatgggGCTTTAAACAGGAGGGGGTGGCTTCCTATCTACCTGATTCCAAAAGAGTTTACAATGGTGACCAGAGCTGTCAGCATGAGTCATTGTGGGGCAGTTCCTGGAAGCCAGTAACCTTCGATGTAAGTaatgccatgtctacactaccactgtGTCAACCCTGAGTCTATGCCACTTGGGGAGATGATGTTATTAAGGCAGCGTAGCGGAGCACTTACATTGGCAGGatccaaatttaagtgaagacacaaGGCACCTTACCTTGCTGTGTATGTGTCGACCTAGCcatatagtgtagaccagacctcagatCCAGCCTTTCCCTAACATCCAGATAACTAAATGTCTTATCCAGGCCCTCATTATCACATCTCAACTACAGCAATCCCTTCCTCACAGGCCTTCAGAAATGCAGTGTTGTCACTCATATACCCTTTCAAAATACTGCTGCAAAGAAAATGTTCCTGGCTTGCCGCTTTGCCCACATCACCCCTCTGCATTTCTCCACTGGCTGCTGTCCTACAATGCATCAAACACAAACTACTCACCTTGACTTTTAAGGCCCTTCCTGGTCTACCACCTCCCTATCATCTCTTAGACATTATCAAGATGTCGACTCCCACTTCTGCTCCGCCAGTGATGCCAGCCTTCATTGCTCATTTGTTAAAATTTCCAACAAGCATCTTCGTTCTTTTTCCCATGCAGTTCCTTGTGCATGGGACAACCAATGAGGAAACAGACGGACGGCATGTGGAAGGTCAGTTGCTATGTGCTCGAATTTAGCAATGGATCACGAAGGCTTCCAAAAGTTCTGCTACTATGTCACTGATATTCAGACATAAACAAATTGATTTACTTACTTATGTTAGTTCTAACCACAAGAAATCACTCTGAAGATCGTATAGATGCTGCTTTTTGTTCTGGGTGTTGAAACTGGATATACTTGGTTCTCCGAGGCTGTATCTAAACTGGAAGGACTTTTTTAATCTCCCACCATTATATTACCACTAATACAGATCCACTGgtggtagcaacagtgggagCACTCGCATAGACAGAATATTTGCGGTTTTACACCTGTTTAGAGCAGGTCTAGATGACAAAGTGGTAAAAATACCAGTGGACACCTGACCCCAGTATATACTAGCTCTCCCATTAATGCTGTGACTGCTGGATCTGAACTGGCAACAACATAATGGTGGGAGAAATCAAGCGTAGATACAGCCCTGGAGTATCAGGTATGCCCAGCTTTAATGCTGATCTTTTTGTTAACATTTTCCATTGTTGCACTAGTTCACAGGCAGCGCCACAGATGGCAGCAGGAGTGGGAGCATTAGCATTGACTGGCTATTGGTTCTGCGCAGACCTAGGCAACACTGTATTTAAAAATGCTGACGGTCAGTCTACACTAGTGCCCCCACCATTGCTATTACTGTTGGAACTGCACTGGTGCTAGTGCCATGGGAAGAGATTTTTACAAAAAGTTCAAAgtagatacaggtttcagagtagcagtgttgggaggtctcttggtttttagtactgtttctctccctctatgtgtgaaacttgcaagctgctaattgcattagtacattctaagtcagagtctgttctcaaagcaattctttgtaataacaactactcacacagagagaggctCAAAGCAacactctgtaacaacagaaacagcacccagagactccccgcccttttgttgtattcatcttgctttgttaacaattgtgattaaaatagacagaggatgtatgtggatggatgcttggtgtggataataactgaatgatcagggaggtgccagcctaacattttggtggagaattgcgaaaaggggaa
This window contains:
- the CYBRD1 gene encoding plasma membrane ascorbate-dependent reductase CYBRD1, producing the protein MEGYRLFLVLLVSALLLGFLSVLFALIWVFHYREGLSWDGGSAEFNWHPVLIITGFVFIQGIAIIVYRLPWTWKCSKLLIKFIHAGLNTIAMILAIVSLVAVFDFHNAKNIPNMYSLHSWIGLAAVIFYTLQLVLGFAVFLLPFAPVSLRASLMPIHIYSGLLIFATVIATALMGFTEKLIFALKNPAYSTSPPEAIFVNTLGLLILIFGALILWMATRPHWKRPPEQNSKIQQPSGGTPEGTEEESTMTDCSNTDKSDVEFNSEAAARKRNLKLDEVGQRSTM